A window from Pseudonocardia cypriaca encodes these proteins:
- the dnaN gene encoding DNA polymerase III subunit beta has translation MKFRVERDVLADAAAWVARSLPARPPVPVLGGVLVEASGGADGDRLTVSGFDYETSARVELDATIGDPGRVLVSGRLLADITRALPSKPVDLVVDGSRATINCGSSRFSLPTMPVEDYPQLPAMPQLAGTVAASELAEAVAQVAVAAGRDDTLPMLTGIRLEIEGQRLTLAATDRFRLAVRELDWTPEDEAQSSAVLIPARTLAEVAKTLSGAGTVEIALSAGDGMLGITGGGRRATTRLLDAEFPRFRQLIPAEHTSAAVIDVAPLVEAIKRVALVTDRVAQVRMEFADDGLRLAAGGDDVGSAEEELPCELDGAPLVIAFNPGYLLDGLGALHTERAQLTFTTPNRPALVRPVPAAPAEDAATEETPEPVPGYLHLLMPVRLPG, from the coding sequence ATGAAGTTCCGGGTCGAACGCGACGTCCTCGCCGACGCCGCCGCCTGGGTGGCCCGCAGCCTCCCGGCACGGCCACCGGTCCCGGTGCTCGGCGGCGTTCTCGTCGAAGCCTCCGGTGGGGCCGACGGCGACCGCCTCACGGTCTCCGGGTTCGACTACGAGACGTCCGCCCGGGTCGAGCTCGACGCCACGATCGGTGACCCGGGCCGCGTGCTCGTCTCGGGCCGCCTGCTCGCCGACATCACCCGCGCGCTCCCGTCCAAGCCGGTCGATCTCGTCGTCGACGGCTCGCGCGCCACGATCAACTGCGGCAGCAGCCGGTTCAGCCTGCCGACGATGCCGGTCGAGGACTACCCGCAGCTGCCGGCCATGCCCCAGCTCGCCGGCACCGTGGCCGCGAGCGAGCTCGCCGAGGCCGTCGCGCAGGTCGCCGTCGCGGCCGGCCGGGACGACACGCTGCCGATGCTCACGGGCATCCGGCTGGAGATCGAGGGCCAGCGGCTCACGCTCGCGGCCACCGACCGGTTCCGGCTCGCCGTCCGCGAGCTGGACTGGACCCCCGAGGACGAAGCGCAGTCGAGCGCGGTGCTGATCCCGGCGCGCACGCTGGCCGAGGTCGCGAAGACGCTTTCCGGCGCCGGCACGGTCGAGATCGCGCTGTCCGCCGGCGACGGGATGCTGGGCATCACCGGCGGCGGCAGGCGCGCCACCACCCGCCTGCTCGACGCCGAGTTCCCGCGGTTCCGCCAGCTGATCCCCGCCGAGCACACGAGCGCCGCCGTGATCGACGTCGCCCCGCTCGTCGAGGCGATCAAGCGCGTCGCGCTGGTCACCGACCGCGTCGCCCAGGTCCGCATGGAGTTCGCCGACGACGGGCTGCGCCTGGCCGCGGGCGGCGACGACGTCGGGAGCGCCGAGGAGGAGCTTCCGTGTGAACTCGACGGCGCGCCGCTAGTGATCGCGTTCAACCCCGGGTACCTTCTCGACGGCCTCGGTGCCCTGCACACCGAGCGGGCGCAGCTCACGTTCACCACACCGAACCGCCCCGCTCTGGTGCGCCCGGTGCCCGCCGCGCCTGCGGAGGACGCGGCGACGGAGGAGACTCCGGAACCGGTGCCGGGGTACCTGCACCTGTTGATGCCTGTGCGCCTGCCCGGCTGA
- the rpmH gene encoding 50S ribosomal protein L34: MSKGKRTFQPNNRRRARTHGFRLRMRTRAGRAIVAARRGKGRQRLSA; encoded by the coding sequence GTGAGCAAGGGCAAGCGCACCTTCCAGCCCAACAACCGCCGCCGGGCCCGTACGCACGGCTTCAGGCTGCGGATGCGTACCCGCGCCGGGCGCGCCATCGTCGCGGCCCGCCGTGGCAAGGGCCGCCAGCGGCTCTCCGCCTGA
- a CDS encoding protein jag, translated as MPKTAQDGATSAEDQLVREGDIAGDYLEQLLDILDYDGDIDLDVEAGRAIVSIVGGEDLDKLVGERGAVLEALQELTRLAVQQVSGNRSRLMLDIAKWREGRRDELTDLGTRTANEVLESGESVRLRPMTPFERKVVHDAVAKVKGVSSESEGEEPRRQVVIFRSA; from the coding sequence GTGCCGAAGACTGCGCAGGACGGGGCCACCTCCGCCGAGGACCAGCTGGTGCGCGAGGGCGACATCGCCGGCGACTACCTCGAGCAGCTGCTCGACATCCTGGACTACGACGGCGACATCGACCTGGACGTCGAGGCGGGGCGGGCGATCGTCAGCATCGTCGGGGGCGAAGACCTCGACAAGCTCGTCGGGGAACGCGGTGCGGTGCTCGAGGCGCTGCAGGAGCTGACCCGGCTCGCGGTGCAGCAGGTGTCGGGCAACCGCAGCCGGCTGATGCTCGACATCGCGAAGTGGCGCGAAGGCCGCCGGGACGAGCTCACCGACCTCGGCACCCGCACGGCCAACGAGGTGCTGGAAAGCGGGGAGTCGGTGCGCCTTCGCCCGATGACGCCGTTCGAGCGCAAGGTCGTGCACGACGCCGTCGCGAAGGTCAAGGGCGTCTCCAGCGAGAGCGAGGGCGAGGAGCCGCGCCGGCAGGTCGTCATCTTCCGCAGTGCCTGA
- a CDS encoding ParA family protein — protein sequence MSPDHVSRETPGWTPIAEEAARAARVLHPDRYRMPRPSHRRVLTVANQKGGVGKTTSTVNLAAALAMHGVRVLVIDLDPQGNASTALGVEHRLGTPSVYEALLGEIRLAEAAAESTASSNLLCVPATIDLAGAEIELVSMVARENRLRQALSPEALDELDVDYVFVDCPPSLGLLTVNALVAANEVLIPIQCEYYALEGLGQLLSNIDLVRAHLNTSLHVSTILLTMYDGRTKLADQVTNEVRGHFGPTVLRTVIPRSVKVSEAPGYSQTVLAYDPGSRGAMSYVDAAREIAERGAEMPVPPDRDGR from the coding sequence ATCTCCCCTGACCATGTTTCACGTGAAACACCCGGGTGGACCCCGATCGCGGAGGAGGCCGCGCGCGCCGCGCGCGTGCTCCACCCCGACCGTTACCGGATGCCCCGCCCGTCCCACCGGCGGGTGCTGACCGTCGCCAACCAGAAGGGCGGCGTCGGGAAGACCACCAGCACGGTCAACCTGGCTGCCGCGCTGGCGATGCACGGCGTCCGGGTGCTCGTGATCGACCTCGACCCGCAGGGCAACGCCAGCACCGCACTCGGCGTGGAACATCGACTGGGCACGCCGTCGGTGTACGAGGCGCTGTTGGGCGAGATCCGGCTGGCTGAAGCGGCCGCCGAGAGCACCGCCTCGTCGAACCTGCTGTGCGTCCCGGCGACGATCGACCTCGCCGGTGCCGAGATCGAGCTCGTGAGCATGGTGGCGCGTGAGAACCGGCTGCGGCAGGCCCTCTCCCCCGAGGCCCTCGACGAGCTCGACGTCGACTACGTCTTCGTCGACTGCCCGCCGTCGCTCGGCCTGCTCACGGTCAACGCGCTGGTGGCGGCCAACGAGGTGCTGATCCCGATCCAGTGCGAGTATTACGCGCTGGAAGGGCTCGGCCAGCTGCTGAGCAACATCGACCTCGTGCGTGCCCACCTCAACACCAGCCTGCACGTCTCGACCATCCTGCTGACCATGTACGACGGGCGCACCAAGCTCGCCGACCAGGTCACCAACGAGGTGCGCGGCCACTTCGGGCCCACGGTGCTGCGCACGGTGATCCCGCGCAGCGTCAAGGTCTCCGAAGCTCCCGGGTACAGCCAGACGGTGCTGGCCTACGATCCGGGCTCACGCGGCGCGATGAGCTATGTCGACGCAGCCCGTGAGATCGCCGAACGTGGTGCGGAGATGCCCGTGCCGCCTGACCGAGACGGGCGGTAA
- the yidC gene encoding membrane protein insertase YidC, whose product MLNFIYYPVSFILWVWHEVFGFLLGPDNGIAWALSVMFLVFTLRAILYKPFVHQVRSMRRMQEFQPEIAKLRKKYANDKQKQAEEMQRLQKEHGVNPLGGCLPVLVQVPVFIGLFHVLREFGPTNGDGSPRTENYFFGLEEVQSFNRSDLFGAKLGNWVLQGEEFLNAAGTSIASMLIVMIPLMIAAGFFTHITARHSVARQTAAQAENPQTAIMNRLMLYIFPIGVVVGAPFLPLAVLLYWVSNNLWTLGQQYVVYKRIDAEESAKREQAAVTRQARAPRPGQKPVRPDTAPADEPQQPAKRPGAKPVTRKPAGPGANGAAPATEPKDASGNGTGKSLNGVDRGARSGGGSRPPARRPRKRR is encoded by the coding sequence GTGCTGAACTTCATCTACTACCCGGTCTCGTTCATCCTCTGGGTCTGGCACGAGGTCTTCGGCTTCCTCCTCGGGCCGGACAACGGCATCGCGTGGGCGCTGTCGGTGATGTTCCTCGTCTTCACGCTGCGGGCCATCCTCTACAAGCCGTTCGTGCACCAGGTGCGCTCGATGCGCCGGATGCAGGAGTTCCAGCCGGAGATCGCCAAGCTCCGCAAGAAGTACGCCAACGACAAGCAGAAGCAGGCCGAGGAGATGCAGCGGCTCCAGAAGGAGCACGGCGTCAACCCGCTCGGCGGCTGCCTGCCCGTCCTGGTGCAGGTGCCGGTGTTCATCGGCCTGTTCCACGTGCTGCGCGAGTTCGGCCCCACCAACGGCGACGGCTCACCCCGTACGGAGAACTACTTCTTCGGGTTGGAGGAGGTCCAGTCCTTCAACCGCTCCGACCTGTTCGGGGCGAAGCTGGGCAACTGGGTGCTGCAGGGCGAGGAGTTCCTCAACGCCGCCGGCACCTCGATCGCCTCGATGCTGATCGTCATGATCCCGCTGATGATCGCCGCGGGCTTCTTCACGCACATCACCGCCCGCCACTCGGTGGCCCGGCAGACCGCGGCGCAGGCCGAGAACCCGCAGACCGCGATCATGAACCGGTTGATGCTGTACATCTTCCCCATCGGTGTGGTCGTCGGTGCGCCGTTCCTGCCGCTCGCAGTGCTCCTCTACTGGGTGTCGAACAACCTGTGGACGCTCGGTCAGCAGTACGTCGTCTACAAGCGGATCGACGCCGAGGAGAGCGCCAAGCGCGAGCAGGCGGCCGTCACCCGGCAGGCGCGTGCTCCGCGGCCCGGCCAGAAGCCGGTGCGGCCGGACACTGCGCCGGCCGACGAGCCCCAGCAGCCGGCCAAGCGCCCGGGCGCCAAGCCCGTCACCCGCAAGCCGGCCGGACCCGGCGCGAACGGTGCTGCTCCGGCCACCGAGCCGAAGGACGCGTCGGGCAACGGCACCGGCAAGAGCCTGAACGGCGTCGACCGCGGTGCGCGCAGCGGAGGCGGCTCCCGGCCGCCGGCGCGCCGCCCGCGCAAGCGCCGCTGA
- a CDS encoding ParB/RepB/Spo0J family partition protein → MPEREAPPARPTAQKPALQRKGGLGRGLAALIPTAPAQPDAGSPSVTGRATTVAPGPTVPAPTQPRASERTAEPAAPIPVDGAVYREIELSAVQPNAKQPRTQFDEEALAELEHSIREFGLLQPIVVREAGAGSYELVMGERRWRAAQRAGLTRLPAIVRRTGDDAMLRDALLENIHRVQLNPLDEAAAYEQLLAEFGVTQTELADRLGRSRPVVTNTIRLLKLPVSVQRRVAAGVLSAGHARALLGVEDPGKQEELAARIVAEGMSVRATEEAVVLLRRDAPSSSKPTRRKPMQAPGLQDLAERLSDKFDTRVKVELGQRKGRIVVEFGSVEDLERIAKLMNRAES, encoded by the coding sequence ATGCCTGAGCGCGAGGCGCCTCCGGCGCGCCCCACGGCCCAGAAGCCCGCCCTGCAGCGGAAGGGCGGGCTGGGGCGCGGGCTGGCAGCGCTCATCCCGACCGCACCTGCCCAACCGGACGCCGGGAGCCCGAGCGTCACCGGCCGGGCCACGACCGTGGCGCCGGGCCCGACGGTCCCGGCGCCCACGCAGCCGCGCGCCTCCGAGCGCACCGCCGAGCCGGCTGCGCCGATCCCCGTCGATGGCGCGGTGTACCGCGAGATCGAGCTCTCGGCGGTCCAGCCGAACGCGAAGCAGCCGCGCACGCAGTTCGACGAGGAGGCGCTCGCAGAGCTCGAGCACTCCATCCGCGAGTTCGGCCTGCTGCAGCCGATCGTCGTGCGCGAGGCCGGAGCCGGCTCCTACGAGCTCGTCATGGGCGAGCGGCGCTGGCGGGCCGCGCAACGCGCAGGCCTCACCCGCCTCCCCGCGATCGTGCGCCGCACGGGCGACGACGCGATGCTGCGCGACGCCCTGCTGGAGAACATCCACCGCGTCCAGCTCAACCCGCTCGACGAGGCGGCCGCCTACGAGCAGCTGCTCGCCGAGTTCGGCGTCACGCAGACCGAGCTCGCCGACCGGCTCGGTCGCAGCCGCCCCGTCGTCACCAACACGATCCGGCTGTTGAAGCTGCCGGTGTCGGTGCAGCGACGGGTCGCGGCGGGCGTGCTGTCGGCCGGGCACGCCCGCGCGCTGCTCGGCGTCGAAGACCCGGGGAAGCAGGAGGAGCTCGCAGCCCGGATCGTGGCCGAGGGCATGTCGGTGCGCGCCACGGAGGAAGCCGTCGTGCTCCTCCGCCGCGACGCCCCTTCCTCTTCCAAGCCGACCCGCCGCAAGCCGATGCAGGCTCCCGGCCTGCAGGACCTCGCCGAGCGGCTCTCGGACAAGTTCGACACGCGCGTGAAGGTCGAGCTCGGGCAGCGCAAGGGGCGCATCGTGGTCGAGTTCGGCTCGGTCGAGGACCTGGAGCGGATCGCCAAGCTCATGAACCGCGCCGAAAGCTGA
- the rsmG gene encoding 16S rRNA (guanine(527)-N(7))-methyltransferase RsmG, which translates to MPDTGSAQAESNRDTTVFGERLPLARRYAEHLATSGVERGLIGPREADRVWERHVLNCAVVAALVPDGARLVDVGSGAGLPGIPLALALPAARIVLVEPLARRVEWLREVIADLGVAVEVERGRAEEDVVRRRWEGADVVTSRAVAPLARLAGWCLPLLRPGGHMLAIKGAAAADEVERDTAAVRRLGGGVPRIERCGSGIIDPPSTVVVVERNAGAPVRTTRRRGRA; encoded by the coding sequence GTGCCTGATACCGGGTCTGCGCAAGCGGAATCGAACCGGGACACCACTGTCTTCGGCGAGCGCCTCCCGCTCGCCCGACGCTATGCCGAGCACCTCGCCACCTCCGGCGTCGAGCGCGGGTTGATCGGTCCGCGTGAGGCGGATCGGGTGTGGGAACGGCACGTGCTCAACTGCGCGGTCGTCGCGGCCCTGGTGCCGGACGGCGCGCGTCTCGTCGACGTGGGTTCGGGAGCCGGGCTTCCCGGGATACCGTTGGCGCTGGCCCTGCCCGCTGCCCGCATCGTCCTGGTGGAGCCTCTCGCTCGTCGGGTCGAGTGGTTGCGAGAGGTGATTGCCGATCTCGGCGTGGCGGTCGAGGTGGAGCGGGGTCGGGCCGAGGAAGATGTTGTGCGGCGGCGATGGGAGGGAGCCGACGTGGTGACCTCTCGTGCCGTCGCGCCGCTGGCCCGCCTCGCCGGCTGGTGCCTGCCGCTGCTCCGGCCGGGCGGGCACATGCTCGCGATCAAGGGCGCCGCCGCGGCTGACGAGGTGGAGCGGGACACGGCTGCCGTGCGACGACTCGGCGGTGGGGTCCCCCGGATCGAACGGTGCGGGTCGGGGATCATCGATCCTCCCAGCACGGTGGTCGTCGTCGAGCGGAATGCCGGTGCCCCGGTCCGCACGACGCGCAGGAGAGGGCGGGCGTGA
- the yidD gene encoding membrane protein insertion efficiency factor YidD, with the protein MDDERRSPLTRLPVALLRGYQRWVSPALPPTCRFYPTCSAYAIEALQVHGLLRGSWLTVRRLARCAPWHPGGVDPVPPRRSRPARKNIEEQAPC; encoded by the coding sequence GTGGATGACGAGCGCCGTTCCCCGCTGACGCGGCTGCCCGTCGCGCTGCTGCGCGGTTACCAGCGCTGGGTGTCCCCAGCACTCCCCCCGACCTGCCGTTTCTACCCCACCTGCAGCGCGTACGCGATCGAGGCGTTGCAGGTGCACGGTCTGCTGCGCGGTTCTTGGCTCACGGTCAGGCGGTTGGCGCGGTGCGCGCCATGGCACCCTGGCGGAGTCGACCCGGTGCCGCCGCGCCGATCCCGCCCGGCCCGGAAGAACATCGAGGAGCAAGCCCCGTGCTGA
- the rnpA gene encoding ribonuclease P protein component, translating into MLPAGSRLTRRDEFAAVLRRGWRSGRSRLVVHMHCPADGDAPRAGLVVSKAVGGSVVRHRVSRRLRHLLAPRLGELPAGAMVVVRALPPAADATSAELGDDLDSGIRAVLRKAGGTRRG; encoded by the coding sequence GTGCTGCCGGCCGGGTCCCGGCTCACGCGCCGGGACGAGTTCGCCGCCGTCCTGCGGCGGGGGTGGCGCAGCGGCCGGTCCAGGCTCGTGGTCCACATGCACTGTCCCGCAGACGGCGACGCCCCGCGCGCCGGGCTGGTGGTGAGCAAGGCCGTGGGCGGCTCCGTGGTTCGCCACCGGGTGAGCCGCCGGCTGCGCCACCTGCTCGCGCCGAGGCTCGGCGAGCTCCCGGCCGGCGCCATGGTCGTGGTCAGGGCGCTGCCGCCCGCCGCCGACGCAACGTCGGCCGAGCTGGGCGACGACCTCGACTCGGGCATCCGCGCGGTCCTCCGGAAGGCGGGTGGAACGCGCCGTGGATGA
- the recF gene encoding DNA replication/repair protein RecF (All proteins in this family for which functions are known are DNA-binding proteins that assist the filamentation of RecA onto DNA for the initiation of recombination or recombinational repair.) encodes MHLRRLAVTDFRSWESAELDLRPGVTVLVGPNGVGKTNLVEAAGYLATLGSHRVATDAPLIRRGAARALVRGLVVHQGRELTVEVEIAPGRANRARVNRAPVAKPRDVLGILRTVLFAPEDLALVRGDPGERRRFLDDLLVSRFPRYAAVRSDYDRVLRQRSALLKTARSGGDLRTLDVWDGHLARHGAALLAGRLELVAAIAPRAVEAFAEVAPTSDPIALAYRCSLEGELPSSVGELEPLLVDAMGRMRRQEVERGVCLVGPHRDDLELRLGEGPAKGYASHGESWALALALRLASYRLLCADDVEPVLVLDDVFAELDSRRRSALADVARRAEQVLITAAVAEDVPEGLSGDRFAVSGGHVEPFPQEATSGGRL; translated from the coding sequence GTGCACCTGCGCCGGCTCGCCGTCACGGACTTCCGCTCCTGGGAGAGCGCCGAGCTCGACCTGCGGCCCGGCGTCACGGTGCTCGTGGGGCCGAACGGGGTCGGCAAGACCAACCTCGTCGAGGCGGCGGGGTACCTGGCCACGCTCGGCTCGCACCGGGTGGCCACCGATGCCCCGCTCATCAGGCGGGGTGCGGCGCGGGCGCTCGTGCGCGGGCTGGTGGTGCACCAGGGCCGCGAGCTGACCGTCGAGGTGGAGATCGCCCCCGGCCGCGCCAACCGGGCCCGGGTGAACCGGGCTCCGGTGGCGAAGCCGCGTGACGTGCTGGGGATCCTGCGAACCGTCCTGTTCGCCCCCGAGGACCTCGCGCTGGTGCGCGGCGACCCCGGTGAGCGTCGCCGGTTCCTCGACGACCTGCTCGTCTCCCGGTTCCCGCGCTACGCCGCCGTGCGTTCCGACTACGACCGCGTGCTGCGGCAGCGCTCCGCGCTGCTCAAGACCGCGAGGAGCGGCGGCGACCTGCGCACGCTCGACGTGTGGGACGGCCACCTCGCCCGGCACGGGGCCGCGCTGCTCGCGGGCCGGCTCGAGCTCGTCGCCGCGATCGCCCCCCGTGCCGTGGAGGCGTTCGCCGAGGTCGCGCCGACCTCGGACCCGATCGCGCTCGCCTACCGGTGCAGCCTCGAGGGCGAACTGCCGTCCTCGGTCGGCGAGCTGGAGCCGCTCCTCGTGGATGCGATGGGGCGCATGCGGCGGCAGGAGGTGGAACGCGGCGTCTGCCTCGTCGGCCCTCACCGCGACGACCTGGAGCTGCGGCTCGGCGAGGGGCCTGCGAAGGGGTACGCGAGCCACGGCGAGTCCTGGGCGCTGGCGCTCGCGCTGCGGCTCGCGTCGTACCGGCTGCTCTGCGCCGACGACGTCGAGCCGGTCCTCGTGCTCGACGACGTGTTCGCGGAGCTCGACTCACGTCGGCGTTCCGCCCTCGCCGACGTCGCTCGGCGCGCCGAACAGGTGCTGATCACGGCGGCGGTCGCGGAGGACGTCCCGGAGGGTCTTTCCGGCGACCGGTTCGCGGTGAGCGGAGGGCATGTGGAGCCGTTTCCGCAAGAGGCCACGTCAGGAGGTCGACTGTGA
- the dnaA gene encoding chromosomal replication initiator protein DnaA → MADQPGDLGQVWNRVIADLSGAAAGSGQSLSPQQRAFLRLTRPLGLIDGTALLAAPSEFAKDAIERILRRPISDALGRHLGVTVNLAVVVDASAASGGTEVPDPPGAHPRTVAAPGVNDHLPVEQPDEPVGSDGTVLPTTGPLDVVAGNDGARTNGGGPREPGGDGRPAEVWPTYSGPPAGDTVSPRSQTRLNEKYTFDTFVIGASNRFSHAAAVAVAEAPARAYNPLFIWGDSGLGKTHLLHAVGHYTQRLFPGMRVRYVSTEEFTNDFINSLRDDRKVAFQRRYRDVDVLLVDDIQFLEGKEGTQEEFFHTFNTLHNANKQIVVSSDRPPKRLETLEDRMRTRFEWGLITDIQPPELETRIAILRKKAAQDRLAVPGDVLEFIAERIERNIRELEGALIRVTAFASLNRQPVDTQLAEIVLRDLIPDSAASEITAPTIMAVTAEFFGVTIDELCGPGKSKAHAQPRQIAMYLCRELTDLSLPRIGQTFGGRDHTTVMHADKKIRNEIAQRRKTFEQVQELTARIKQRARH, encoded by the coding sequence GTGGCCGACCAGCCAGGTGACTTGGGACAGGTCTGGAACCGTGTCATCGCCGATCTCTCCGGCGCCGCGGCCGGATCCGGTCAGTCGCTCTCCCCGCAGCAGCGCGCCTTCCTCCGGCTCACGCGCCCGCTCGGTCTGATCGACGGCACGGCGCTGCTCGCGGCGCCGAGCGAGTTCGCGAAGGACGCGATCGAACGCATCCTGCGCCGGCCCATCAGCGATGCGCTCGGCCGGCACCTGGGTGTCACCGTGAACCTCGCGGTGGTCGTCGACGCCTCGGCCGCGTCCGGCGGCACCGAGGTGCCCGACCCGCCGGGAGCCCACCCGCGCACCGTCGCCGCCCCCGGTGTCAACGACCACCTCCCCGTCGAGCAGCCGGACGAGCCCGTCGGCTCCGATGGAACGGTGCTGCCGACCACGGGCCCCCTCGACGTGGTGGCGGGCAACGACGGCGCACGCACCAACGGCGGTGGTCCCCGCGAGCCCGGCGGCGACGGACGTCCTGCCGAGGTCTGGCCCACCTACTCCGGCCCGCCTGCCGGCGACACCGTCAGCCCGCGCTCGCAGACGCGGCTGAACGAGAAGTACACCTTCGACACCTTCGTCATCGGGGCGTCCAACCGCTTCAGCCACGCCGCCGCCGTCGCGGTGGCCGAGGCGCCGGCCCGCGCCTACAACCCCCTCTTCATCTGGGGCGACTCCGGACTGGGCAAGACCCACCTGCTCCACGCGGTCGGCCACTACACGCAGCGGCTGTTCCCCGGCATGCGCGTGCGGTACGTCTCCACCGAGGAGTTCACGAACGACTTCATCAACTCGCTGCGCGACGACCGCAAGGTGGCCTTCCAGCGCCGCTACCGCGACGTCGACGTGCTGCTGGTGGACGACATCCAGTTCCTGGAGGGCAAGGAAGGGACCCAGGAGGAGTTCTTCCACACCTTCAACACCCTCCACAACGCCAACAAGCAGATCGTCGTCTCCTCCGACCGGCCGCCGAAGCGCCTCGAGACCCTCGAGGACCGGATGCGCACGCGGTTCGAGTGGGGCCTCATCACCGACATCCAGCCGCCCGAGCTGGAGACCCGCATCGCGATCCTGAGGAAGAAGGCCGCGCAGGACCGGCTCGCCGTCCCCGGCGACGTGCTCGAGTTCATCGCCGAACGCATCGAGCGCAACATCCGCGAGCTGGAGGGCGCGCTCATCCGCGTCACGGCGTTCGCGTCGCTGAACCGGCAGCCGGTCGACACGCAGCTCGCCGAGATCGTGCTGCGCGACCTCATCCCCGACTCCGCGGCGTCCGAGATCACGGCGCCCACGATCATGGCGGTCACCGCCGAGTTCTTCGGCGTCACGATCGACGAGCTGTGCGGGCCGGGGAAGTCGAAGGCGCACGCCCAACCGCGCCAGATCGCCATGTACCTGTGCCGCGAGCTCACCGATCTCTCCCTGCCGCGCATCGGGCAGACCTTCGGCGGCCGCGACCACACCACGGTCATGCACGCCGACAAGAAGATCCGCAACGAGATCGCCCAGCGCCGCAAGACCTTCGAACAGGTCCAGGAGCTCACGGCGCGGATCAAGCAGCGCGCCCGCCACTGA
- the gnd gene encoding phosphogluconate dehydrogenase (NAD(+)-dependent, decarboxylating): protein MQERRQVQLGLIGLGRMGGNMRDRLRSAGHEVVGYDPRPEVSDVESLAALAEALTAPRVVWVMVPSGEPTRGTVRALADVLEAGDLVIDGGNSRYTDDGPNAALLDEKGIGYLDVGVSGGIWGKANGYGLMAGGSAEHIERAMPIFDALRPEGPREEGFVHAGPVGAGHFSKMVHNGIEYGLMQAYAEGFELLSAAELITNVPGVLEAWSRGTVVRSWLLDLLVVALKEDPGLAKLDDYVEDSGEGRWTIEEAIQHAVPLPVISAALFARFASRQDSSPAMKAVAALRQQFGGHAVRSAAGPAGTPGEHAGPSSGTGTTQN from the coding sequence CTGCAGGAGAGACGACAAGTGCAACTGGGACTCATCGGCCTGGGCCGTATGGGCGGCAACATGCGCGACCGGCTGCGGTCGGCGGGCCACGAGGTCGTCGGTTACGACCCGCGCCCGGAGGTGAGCGACGTCGAGTCGCTCGCCGCGCTGGCGGAGGCGCTCACGGCGCCGCGGGTCGTCTGGGTGATGGTCCCCTCCGGGGAGCCGACGCGCGGCACCGTGCGCGCGCTCGCCGACGTGCTGGAGGCCGGGGACCTCGTCATCGACGGGGGCAACTCGCGCTACACCGACGACGGGCCCAACGCCGCGCTGCTCGACGAGAAGGGGATCGGTTACCTCGACGTCGGCGTCTCGGGCGGGATCTGGGGCAAGGCGAACGGCTACGGGCTCATGGCCGGTGGGTCCGCCGAGCACATCGAGCGGGCGATGCCGATCTTCGACGCGCTCCGTCCGGAGGGGCCGCGCGAGGAGGGCTTCGTGCACGCGGGCCCCGTTGGCGCGGGCCACTTCTCGAAGATGGTCCACAACGGCATCGAGTACGGCCTGATGCAGGCCTACGCCGAGGGCTTCGAGCTGCTCTCGGCCGCCGAGCTGATCACCAACGTGCCCGGTGTGCTGGAGGCGTGGTCGCGCGGCACGGTGGTGCGCTCGTGGCTGCTCGACCTGCTCGTCGTCGCGCTGAAGGAGGACCCGGGCCTCGCGAAGCTCGACGACTACGTCGAGGACTCCGGCGAGGGCCGCTGGACGATCGAGGAGGCCATCCAGCACGCCGTGCCGCTGCCGGTGATCTCCGCGGCGCTGTTCGCGCGGTTCGCCTCCCGGCAGGACTCCTCGCCCGCGATGAAGGCGGTCGCGGCGCTGCGCCAGCAGTTCGGCGGGCACGCGGTGCGGTCGGCCGCTGGACCGGCCGGAACGCCCGGTGAGCACGCCGGGCCGAGCTCGGGCACCGGCACCACTCAGAATTAG
- a CDS encoding DUF721 domain-containing protein — protein MVSRVALDRGWSPRLTDATVLGRWPHLVGAEIADHCTPLSLRDGELVLQAESTAWATQLRQLQRQLLSRLAGSVGKDVVRRIRVVGPSGPSWRHGPRHVRGRGPRDTYG, from the coding sequence GTGGTCTCCCGGGTCGCCCTCGACCGGGGCTGGTCGCCGCGGCTGACCGACGCCACCGTCCTGGGCCGCTGGCCGCACCTGGTCGGCGCCGAGATCGCCGACCACTGCACGCCCCTTTCGTTGCGCGACGGCGAGCTCGTGCTGCAGGCCGAGTCGACGGCGTGGGCCACGCAGCTGCGTCAGCTGCAGCGCCAGCTGCTCTCCCGGCTGGCCGGTTCGGTCGGGAAGGACGTCGTGCGCCGGATCCGCGTGGTCGGGCCGTCCGGACCCAGCTGGCGGCACGGCCCGCGCCACGTGCGTGGCAGGGGGCCCAGGGACACGTACGGCTGA